GGGGTACACAAGGTCAAAAACAAAGATAAAACAGCTCCCATCTTTGATGCGGATGACAAACAAGAGCTGCTTGACTGGCTTCGACAACAGCCTCTTCTTGCTGAGCATGAAGAGTTCGCTTTATGCCACGCGGGAGTTTCACCACAATGGTCACTCGATAACGCACGAAAGAATGCGCGTGAAGTAGAAACCATCCTACAAGGTGAAGACTGGCCTTGGCTGATCAAGAACATGTACGACGACCAGCCAGATCGGTGGAGCGAAAATTTAACAGGCCTTGAGCGCTATCGCTATACTATTAACGCCTTCACGCGCATGCGTTTCTGCTTTTCAGACGGCAGACTCGATATGGCTTGTAAACGCCCACCAAAAGAAGTTAATGATGGTACTCTGACACCGTGGTTCAAACTGACCAGCCGAATAACAATAGACAAAAC
This sequence is a window from Vibrio coralliilyticus. Protein-coding genes within it:
- the apaH gene encoding bis(5'-nucleosyl)-tetraphosphatase (symmetrical) ApaH, with the translated sequence MSNYIVGDIQGCFDELKLILKKVSFDPKVDTLWVAGDLVARGPKSLETLRFIKSLGQSAKVVLGNHDLHLLAVSLGVHKVKNKDKTAPIFDADDKQELLDWLRQQPLLAEHEEFALCHAGVSPQWSLDNARKNAREVETILQGEDWPWLIKNMYDDQPDRWSENLTGLERYRYTINAFTRMRFCFSDGRLDMACKRPPKEVNDGTLTPWFKLTSRITIDKTILFGHWAALEGYDGKEVIGLDTGCVWGGYLTLLRWEDKTFFTQKSLQR